The following are encoded together in the Penicillium digitatum chromosome 3, complete sequence genome:
- a CDS encoding L-lactate dehydrogenase: MMVQIRKPLTFTDPREMEARAKEKLSEGGWYYASSNAGMSNTHLANRQAFYRHRLIPNQLIDTNKRSTTTTIFDHKVSAPIGFAPIGINKNYHPSDEAAVSKVASELNLPYCLSTAGSTSIEKVASANGPAGTRFFQLYMPHDDELTVSLLTRAWENGFDALILTTDIWQLGWRHDDVASSNYAFYRGFGAEMGLSDPIFRKRCAAGGIDPDVDVVAASTKWIDSVWHGRAWSWEKIP; the protein is encoded by the exons ATGATGGTCCAAATCCGCAAACCCCTAACTTTTACAGACCCCCGAGAGATGGAAGCAAGAGCCAAAGAGAAGCTGAGCGAGGGCGGCTG GTACTACGCCTCCTCTAACGCAGGAATGTCAAACACACACCTCGCAAACCGACAAGCTTTCTACCGCCACCGACTAATCCCAAACCAACTTATCGACACCAATAAGCGCTCAACGACAACAACAATCTTCGACCACAAAGTATCCGCCCCAATTGGCTTTGCGCCAATCGGAATCAACAAAAACTACCATCCATCCGACGAAGCCGCTGTCTCAAAAGTCGCCAGCGAGCTCAACCTCCCCTACTGCCTCTCCACAGCGGGTAGCACCTCGATTGAAAAAGTCGCATCCGCAAATGGACCTGCCGGCACACGATTTTTCCAACTGTACATGCCACACGACGACGAATTAACCGTCTCACTCTTAACACGAGCATGGGAAAACGGATTCGACGCCCTGATTCTCACGACAGATATATGGCAGCTCGGATGGCGCCATGACGATGTTGCGTCGTCGAACTATGCATTCTACCGCGGATTTGGTGCTGAGATGGGACTTTCAGATCCTATTTTTCGGAAGAGATGTGCTGCGGGTGGGATTGATCCTGATGTTGATGTCGTTGCTGCATCAACGAAATGGATTGATTCTGTCTGGCATGGACGGGCTTGGTCGTGGGAGAAGATTCCTTGA
- a CDS encoding aldehyde dehydrogenase has product MSEWSELSFDSFHNTIDGKPRGSSKLHRGVDPTTGKPLWNTPVATVEDINDAVNASRKAFPAWSSLEYSARVRLLDQFADAFLELAPQFTALLQAETGRTESIARVEVHWSPLWLRYPGSHALPHQVFEDDDKVVTVRYEARGVVAAICPWNYPIMLSFGKIAPALAVGNCVIVKPSPFTPYTTLKFVELAQSIFPPGVLQVVADDGTLGPHLVNHPGIQQISFTGSTATGKKVMEAAAKTMKKVTLELGGNDASIIMPDVDIEKIIPEVAMGAWWNSGQSCIATKRLYIHKSIYEDFLKALVEFTKSISVGCGSGGGPVMGPVQNEMQFMKLKGLIAGCRERGYIFALDEPEGGRIDLSRQSLDSGFFLWPMIVDDPPAESSLVMEEQFGPIIPCVPFSTEDSVITAVNGTSTGLSASVWCNSVHTAQRIASQLDVGTVFINGPGRPDPRVPFSGHKESGMGIEYGVMGLVEYCQVKSIVRYK; this is encoded by the exons ATGTCTGAGTGGTCTGAACTGTCGTTCGATAGTTTTCACAACACCATTGATGGCAAGCCTCGGGGATCCAGCAAGCTTCATCGTGGTGTGGACCCAACTACGGGCAAGCCCTTATGGAATACTCCAGTCGCAACAGTAGAGGATATCAACGATGCAGTGAATGCCTCCAGAAAGGCATTTCCGGCCTGGTCGAGCTTGGAGTATAGTGCTCGTGTCAGGCTGCTGGATCAATTCGCCGATGCTTTCTTGGAGTTGGCTCCACAATTCACGGCTTTACTCCAAGCAGAAACTGGACGAACG GAAAGTATTGCACGGGTTGAGGTCCACTGGTCACCTCTTTGGCTTCGTTATCCAG GATCTCATGCACTTCCTCATCAGGTGTTTGAAGACGATGACAAAGTTGTGACTGTTCGTTACGAGGCTCGAGGCGTTGTAGCTGCGATCTGCCCTTGGAATT ACCCGATTATGCTCT CATTCGGAAAAATCGCGCCTGCTCTTGCAGTAGGAAACTGCGTCATTGTCAAGCCATC GCCATTCACGCCATACACAACACTGAAATTCGTTGAATTGGCCCAATCGATCTTCCCTCCCGGAGTTCTCCAAGTTGTCGCCGACGACGGAACTTTAGGTCCACATCTTGTCAATCATCCGGGAATCCAACAAATCTCATTCACAGGCTCCACGGCAACGGGGAAGAAGGTGATGGAAGCTGCAGCAAAAACGATGAAGAAAGTCACACTTGAGCT AGGCGGAAACGACGCATCGATCATAATGCCAGACGTGGATATCGAAAAAATTATTCCAGAAGTCGCCATGGGTGCGTGGTGGAATTCCGGCCAATCCTGCATTGCCACAAAACGTCTCTATATTCATAAGAGCATCTATGAGGATTTTCTAAAAGCTCTCGTCGAATTCACAAAGTCTATTTCTGTGGGATGTGGATCCGGTGGAGGCCCGGTGATGGGCCCGGTGCAGAACGAAATGCAATTCATGAAACTGAAGGGGCTGATTGCAGGGTGTCGGGAGCGCGGATACATCTTTGCTCTTGATGAACCAGAGGGCGGACGAATCGACCTTTCCCGGCAGTCTCTGGACTCGGGCTTTTTCCTTTGGCCTATGATTGTTGATGATCCCCCAGCCGAGTCATCTCTGGTCATGGAGGAGCAATTTG GCCCTATAATTCCGTGTGTGCCATTTTCAACCGAAGATTCTGTGATAACAGCTGTCAATGGTACATCGACGGGGCTGAGTGCGAGTGTGTGGTGTAATTCCGTTCATACCGCGCAGAGAATTGCAAGCCAACTAGATGTTGGGACTGTTTTCATTAATGGACCTGGTCGACCTGATCCGCGTGTGCCGTTTTCTGGGCATAAGGAGAGTGGGATGGGTATTGAGTACGGGGTGATGGGTCTGGTCGAGTACTGTCAGGTTAAGTCAATCGTCCGATACAAGTAG
- a CDS encoding Acyl-CoA thioester hydrolase, putative, translating to MFGLSRRSVLARSKSLTTLPARAPVAAQPSCINIRDFHSTPSQAESRHTWMPMRVKTPWIDALTQSREAEKAGPQVKAGQSVKRDISPKKMSDSYYSAILPLAQDKWLLDSYLNASGHIRLGSLLMDLDALAGIIAYRHTGDGVSTVTAACDRITIENPLMEICDLELSGQCTYATGRSSMEISLQVTKARPEGQKAKPEDVLITCAFTMVSLDPTTKTPVPVAPLIVETEEEKRLFQKGEANYKAKKALRTRSLLEKSPDDEESNLIHSMWTKEMSYLNPQNAVTRPANQAFMSDTVLKSAMIMQPQYRNRHNFMIFGGFLLKQTFELAFCCAASFAHARPNFVALDPSTFENPVPVGSVLYLRATVSYTEPEEREGDNTKYTKVQVRVDSKVRDVEHGTKKSTGMFNYTFLVENDVQIMPKGYGEFMLWADARRRAQNAAAIDPAHKTSALRSIKDSVTE from the exons ATGTTTGGCCTTAGTAGAAGATCAGTGCTTGCTCGCTCAAAATCTTTGACTACACTGCCCGCGCGAGCCCCAGTCGCAGCTCAGCCATCCTGCATCAACATTCGGGACTTTCACTCCACGCCGTCTCAGGCAGAGTCCCGGCACACGTGGATGCCCATGCGCGTCAAGACTCCATGGATCGATGCATTGACACAGAGCCGTGAGGCCGAGAAGGCTGGGCCGCAGGTGAAGGCTGGGCAAAGCGTTAAGCGCGATATCTCACCAAAAAAGATGTCGGATAGCTATTACAGTGCG ATTTTGCCTCTGGCCCAAGACAAATGGCTTTTAGATTCTTATCTCAATGCCTCCGGGCACATTAG ATTGGGCTCACTTCTGATGGATCTCGATGCCCTTGCTGGCATCATTGCCTACCGTCACACAGGTGATGGTGTATCCACTGTCACTGCGGCGTGTGACCGGATTACCATTGAGAACCCCCTGATGGAAATTTGTGATCTTGAACTTAGCGGCCAATGTACCTACGCGACAGGTCGTTCCAGTATGGAAATCTCTCTGCAGGTCACCAAGGCCCGCCCAGAAGGACAGAAGGCGAAGCCTGAAGATGTCCTGATCACTTGTGCTTTCACAATGGTCTCACTGGATCCGACTACCAAGAC TCCTGTCCCAGTGGCTCCGCTCATCGTTGAAACAGAGGAGGAAAAGCGCCTCTTCCAAAAGGGCGAAGCAAATTacaaggccaagaaggcccTTCGCACACGCAGCCTCTTAGAGAAATCCCCTGACGACGAAGAGAGCAACCTAATCCACTCAATGTGGACGAAGGAGATGTCCTACCTAA ATCCCCAAAACGCAGTCACGCGCCCTGCAAATCAGGCTTTCATGAGCGACACAGTCCTCAAATCCGCTATGATCATGCAACCCCAATACCGCAACCGCCACAATTTCATGATCTTCGGTGGCTTCCTCCTAAAGCAGACCTTCGAGCTTGCCTTCTGCTGCGCCGCATCCTTCGCACACGCCCGACCAAACTTCGTCGCTCTCGATCCCAGCACCTTCGAAAACCCAGTACCCGTAGGCAGCGTGTTGTACCTGCGCGCGACGGTTTCGTACACGGAACCCGAGGAACGGGAAGGTGACAACACCAAATACACTAAGGTGCAGGTGCGTGTTGACTCCAAGGTGCGGGATGTTGAGCATGGTACGAAGAAGTCCACGGGCATGTTCAACTATACTTTCCTTGTTGAGAACGATGTGCAAATTATGCCGAAGGGGTATGGTGAGTTTATGCTTTGGGCTGATGCCCGTCGTCGGGCGCAGAATGCTGCTGCTATTGACCCCGCGCATAAGACGAGTGCGCTGCGCAGTATCAAGGATAGTGTTACTGAGTAG
- a CDS encoding Aspartic-type endopeptidase ctsD, whose translation MHLSSFLVVIAGISGVHAFYPWELRILSTETTVERRFVPWTLNEPTLEESTDTKPWTLDLKKMPVRRDDGYKIVESHKPTLANSAPLNQDGTDYSYFSPVLVGSQKQEMWMAIDTGAPNTWVFDSKCTEPVCTRHHKFDQSASTSCTTDGSTFSLFYGSGKVSGNMGKDIFSIAGLEVSQTFGLANNASEAFQSYPFDGILGLGRSRTEGWDLPSFMDLVAEKKLIKSNLVGFSLSRSADHAKDGEINFGDVDTTKFDGTISYTATNDKIWSIPLDDAHVNGQRCKFSGKSATIDTGTTYILIPPADAKVLFSLVPHSSQQPSNPNNYLIPCNSTATIEFEFSGVKYSVSPKDYVGNTESEGSDFCISTIVGYASNGANWLVGDVFLKNVYTVFDFDNGQIGFGALASASSSSSSQGNGTFTAPPVTGTAASTADITSSSTSAKTTVSDSSASHLIRGISWSMLTVMIGAFAI comes from the coding sequence ATGCATCTTTCATCATTTCTGGTCGTCATTGCCGGCATTTCGGGCGTGCACGCCTTTTATCCATGGGAATTACGGATACTCTCCACGGAAACTACAGTCGAACGTCGCTTTGTTCCATGGACTTTGAACGAACCGACGCTCGAGGAGAGCACCGACACAAAACCATGGACCCTTGACCTGAAAAAAATGCCCGTTCGTCGCGACGATGGCTATAAGATCGTTGAGTCCCATAAGCCGACATTGGCAAACAGTGCACCGTTAAACCAGGACGGAACAGACTATTCATACTTTTCTCCCGTCCTAGTAGGTTCTCAAAAGCAAGAAATGTGGATGGCAATCGACACTGGAGCACCCAATACCTGGGTCTTCGACTCGAAATGCACCGAACCTGTCTGCACACGTCATCACAAATTCGACCAGTCAGCATCAACCAGCTGCACCACCGACGGTTCGACTTTCAGCCTTTTCTATGGTAGTGGCAAGGTCTCTGGAAATATGGGGAAAGACATCTTCTCAATTGCAGGGCTCGAAGTCTCGCAAACCTTCGGTTTAGCCAACAATGCCTCGGAAGCTTTTCAGAGTTATCCATTTGACGGGATCCTTGGCCTGGGTCGGTCGCGTACTGAAGGCTGGGATTTGCCGTCTTTCATGGACCTTGTTGCCGAGAAAAAGCTCATTAAATCAAACTTGGTTGGGTTCAGTCTCTCTCGCTCCGCAGACCATGCCAAGGATGGGGAAATCAACTTTGGTGATGTCGACACAACCAAATTCGATGGTACCATCTCCTACACGGCGACTAACGACAAGATCTGGAGTATCCCCCTGGATGATGCTCATGTGAATGGTCAAAGGTGCAAATTCTCCGGAAAATCTGCCACCATCGATACCGGCACCACATATATCCTGATCCCTCCCGCGGACGCCAAAGTCTTGTTTTCTCTCGTTCCTCATTCATCCCAGCAGCCCTCCAATCCGAACAATTATCTGATCCCATGTAACTCGACTGCTACTATAGAGTTTGAATTTTCTGGTGTCAAATATAGCGTTTCCCCCAAGGACTATGTCGGAAATACCGAATCGGAAGGTTCGGACTTCTGCATTTCGACTATTGTCGGCTATGCATCCAACGGTGCAAACTGGCTCGTTGGCGATGTCTTTTTGAAGAACGTTTACACTGTGTTCGACTTCGACAATGGACAAATCGGTTTCGGTGCGCTTGCTTCcgcctcatcctcatcctcatctcaGGGCAATGGGACATTCACTGCACCGCCAGTCACTGGCACTGCCGCATCCACTGCTGATATCACATCATCATCGACCTCGGCAAAGACCACAGTCTCTGACAGTTCCGCATCCCACCTCATTCGTGGCATTAGCTGGTCTATGCTAACGGTCATGATTGGCGCATTCGCTATTTGA
- a CDS encoding Dual specificity phosphatase, putative gives MAMNQIKGHNIYVGGILSAKNKAALARADISHVLSVLRLNPAEELETFKSYQHLSIGVDDVDDENLLEHLPAAIKFIQSGLNGGGGVLVHCAMGKSRSAAICIAYLLHRQPGALTPQSALALVRQSRPLCEPNEGFMEQLDLYHEMGCPDDVTDHPLYKRWLYRRDVEGSVACGRAPELKSVRFEDEQPVQSKDATGRTVEIKCRKCRTKLATTPFIIPHEEERQNVAKSSATADCGHVFLHPLTWMRPSLFPSEDEAEASADTTYGAHSEDAPLSGRLTCPNPICGSNVGKFAWQGLRCSCGGWVVPAIGLTKARVDIAFQMNLAQGPRAHPAIRLPPGMRVPAANDSGRGNL, from the exons ATGGCCATGAATCAAATAAAAGGCCACAATATCTATGTCGGAGG CATATTAAGCGCCAAAAACAAAGCAGCATTGGCACGCGCAGATATCTCGCATGTTCTTTCGGTGCTGCGTCTCAACCCAGCCGAGGAACTGGAAACTTTCAAATCTTACCAGCATCTTTCTATAGGAGTTGACGATGTCGACGATGAAAATTTATTGGAGCATCTCCCCGCCGCTATCAAATTTATCCAGTCAGGCCTAAACGGTGGTGGAGGCGTACTCGTGCACTG TGCGATGGGGAAGTCCCGCTCTGCGGCCATTTGCATTGCCTACCTGCTCCACCGGCAGCCGGGGGCCCTCACACCGCAATCTGCCCTTGCGCTGGTTCGTCAAAGCAGGCCTCTATGTGAGCCAAACGAGGGCTTCATGGAACAGCTAGATTTGTACCATGAAATGGGCTGCCCAGATGATGTCACTGATCACCCTTTGTACAAACGCTGGCTTTATCGCCGCGATGTCGAAGGAAGCGTGGCGTGTGGCCGTGCCCCCGAGCTTAAGTCAGTGCGGTTTGAAGATGAACAACCCGTTCAATCAAAAGACGCCACCGGTCGAACAGTGGAGATAAAATGTCGGAAATGCAG AACTAAATTGGCAACGACTCCATTCATCATCCCgcatgaagaagaaaggcaAAACGTCGCCAAGTCCTCGGCAACCGCCGATTGCGGTCATGTCTTTCTCCACCCCCTGACCTGGATGCGCCCAAGTCTTTTCCCATCTGAGGATGAAGCCGAGGCTAGCGCGGATACAACATACGGTGCGCACTCCGAAGATGCCCCTCTCTCCGGACGCCTCACTTGCCCGAATCCTATCTGCGGGTCCAATGTCGGCAAATTTGCATGGCAAGGTCTTCGGTGTAGCTGTGGTGGTTGGGTCGTGCCAGCCATTGGTCTCACCAAAGCCCGCGTCGACATCGCGTTCCAAATGAATTTGGCTCAGGGACCACGAGCCCACCCCGCCATCCGCCTTCCTCCGGGAATGCGGGTCCCGGCAGCTAATGATTCTGGGCGTGGCAATCTTTGA
- a CDS encoding Aspartyl proteinase yields MKAPAHLSLGILFLLPASTVLGSKTKKHAEATTTKVSVPMQSSPLGPLFHITLGTPPQSLTVLSDWTWMSLFARSANCVGSYDLAKCIPSGQEYFNEKDSRTFLSTNLSATGWDGTSFLPGYEFAVTYNRDKVCIGDVCDDGVSFQLSDFDLVIDEVVPFGGIFGLSPVFPSENATFYPASYQAYLGGQLGPQVGFHSCAALTSKSTCGGGDMQTVFGGTADREVFDPAEVVRFEVNVGNCLFESSPLNVTPSRHNFWAIEWTGMWIGSDKVELNQETLLTGCADGKPRAVFDEGSEGNGAPIPLNALPGLLHTTNATEFGTGPEASYRLSTVENLDRFPTLTYEFQGKQNYTVSPRFYVSCTNESCTLNIKTWDFYSNGPMAFFGQTFFAALYVILDFESLQVGLAPLKQSLIAS; encoded by the coding sequence ATGAAAGCACCTGCTCATCTCTCACTGGGGATCCTGTTCCTGCTTCCTGCAAGCACTGTGCTTGGTAGCAAAACGAAGAAGCATGCGGAAGCGACAACTACAAAAGTGTCAGTCCCCATGCAATCAAGTCCCCTAGGCCCTCTATTCCATATTACACTTGGCACACCGCCACAGTCCTTGACTGTCCTAAGTGACTGGACGTGGATGTCACTTTTTGCACGTTCCGCAAACTGCGTGGGATCATACGATCTTGCAAAGTGCATCCCATCAGGCCAAGAATACTTCAATGAGAAAGATTCCAGAACATTCCTTTCGACCAATCTCTCCGCAACCGGTTGGGACGGGACTAGCTTCCTACCCGGATACGAATTTGCCGTGACCTACAATCGGGACAAAGTCTGTATCGGGGACGTCTGTGATGACGGAGTCAGTTTCCAACTTTCTGATTTCGATCTTGTCATTGATGAGGTGGTTCCATTTGGTGGCATCTTTGGACTCTCTCCTGTGTTTCCTTCCGAAAATGCTACATTCTATCCAGCTTCATACCAGGCTTACCTTGGAGGTCAGCTAGGCCCGCAAGTGGGATTCCATTCTTGCGCGGCATTGACTTCCAAATCCACATGCGGAGGAGGTGATATGCAGACTGTGTTTGGTGGCACGGCGGATAGGGAAGTTTTTGATCCCGCCGAAGTTGTTCGTTTCGAAGTGAACGTAGGAAACTGCCTCTTTGAAAGTTCTCCACTGAATGTCACTCCTTCTCGACACAATTTCTGGGCGATTGAGTGGACAGGAATGTGGATTGGATCGGATAAAGTCGAACTCAACCAGGAGACGTTACTCACCGGATGCGCTGATGGGAAACCCAGAGCTGTGTTTGATGAAGGCTCGGAAGGAAATGGTGCTCCGATTCCACTGAATGCACTTCCTGGCCTCCTGCATACGACAAATGCGACGGAGTTTGGTACAGGCCCAGAGGCATCATATCGACTGTCGACAGTTGAAAATCTTGACAGGTTTCCGACTCTCACTTATGAGTTCCAAGGGAAGCAGAATTACACTGTCTCACCCAGGTTTTATGTGAGTTGCACCAATGAAAGCTGCACACTCAACATCAAGACGTGGGACTTTTACTCGAATGGACCCATGGCATTTTTTGGACAAACTTTCTTCGCGGCTCTTTACGTGATTCTTGACTTTGAAAGCCTTCAAGTGGGACTGGCACCTTTGAAACAGAGCTTGATAGCTTCGTGA
- a CDS encoding Zinc finger, C2H2, with amino-acid sequence MNPAPPPLPPPPIIPGLEMGHDLGWQHANPQPPTSLPPIHPNSSLFGGHRRPVPVSRDDPMQIDDFEGRQGGVTVSQRPETRIQVQPPLPAAERFSNSMSLIPNPAGPILSGERTEFSLQCVKDSSNAYDQHLLSKIGKPQIVIPPSPGGSVSLGTDNRNSLSALTVPSRSPSNLPSPGPSEGSTLDVKWHNSPQSGGVSPRTKFNWRECVQGRSPSVESNTLSTALDYDQGSLRDVSRRRYRGTTPQREDSISLPSRSNRGSCDHSVFSDIEGEFLNDELAPPRQFILREPTPPYPDSRQGMKRRASSPPREPIGDDRHTLHVATSNGNLSQRRLSGHPFTNTLSVNPNYPTSQRTLSAASSLSIRTSGSCSSTLSIGGSSMTSLSPYDRPSPGGFSPISDLDGFHEKSILNPSSPAALSQAPLPRMPGPASLEPPATDATGKMTTSTTMANMPKPAAPKIGGLFICDCCPKKPKKFDNPDGLRAHEMEKQYACAYCNHRFKNKNEAERHQNSLHLRRHSWSCAALLSFQAAFHPSGVQSCQTNSGATHDTCGYCGEEFPNFPQADWDRRFEHLTAVHKFGECNNAKKFFRADHFRQHLKHSHAGTSGKWTNILENACMKEEQPPEPREPRGPQDNAASSSQTRGSLISNAISEVLSEQ; translated from the exons ATGAACCCCGCACCTCCACCACTTCCACCGCCACCCATAATTCCCGGTTTAGAGATGGGTCATGACCTCGGCTGGCAACACGCAAATCCACAACCTCCGACTTCTCTTCCGCCAATTCATCCGAATTCAAGTTTGTTTGGAGGTCATCGACGGCCGGTACCCGTCTCACGGGATGATCCAATGCAAATAGACGATTTCGAAGGGAGGCAGGGCGGAGTGACCGTCTCGCAACGCCCTGAAACTCGAATCCAGGTCCAACCACCTCTTCCAGCTGCAGAGAGATTTTCAAATTCCATGTCGCTTATCCCAAATCCGGCGGGTCCAAT CTTGAGTGGCGAACGAACCGAATTTTCCCTGCAATGTGTCAAAGACTCGTCAAATGCCTATGATCAACACTTATTATCCAAAATTGGAAAGCCTCAGATAGTAATACCTCCATCCCCAGGGGGATCTGTCAGTCTCGGAACTGATAACAGGAATTCACTCTCTGCACTTACCGTTCCATCACGAAGCCCAAGCAATCTGCCATCGCCTGGGCCTTCAGAAGGGTCAACACTGGATGTGAAATGGCACAATAGCCCTCAGTCGGGCGGCGTTTCTCCCAGGACCAAGTTTAACTGGAGAGAGTGTGTTCAAGGCCGAAGCCCAAGCGTGGAGAGTAATACACTATCAACGGCACTGGATTACGACCAAGGATCTTTACGGGATGTGAGCCGACGCCGCTATCGTGGAACCACACCGCAGCGGGAGGACAGCATCAGTCTACCAAGTCGATCAAATCGTGGGAGCTGTGACCACAGCGTGTTTTCAGATATTGAGGGTGAGTTTTTGAATGACGAGCTGGCACCCCCGCGGCAATTCATTCTTCGAGAGCCCACTCCGCCGTATCCGGACTCCAGACAGGGCATGAAACGACGGGCATCATCACCTCCGCGTGAGCCAATTGGTGACGACAGACATACATTGCACGTCGCTACTAGTAACGGAAACCTGTCTCAGCGAAGACTCAGTGGTCATCCGTTTACTAACACACTTTCGGTCAACCCCAACTACCCCACGAGCCAACGAACCCTCTCAGCCGCCTCCTCCTTGAGCATTCGGACGTCGGGCTCGTGTTCGTCCACACTATCTATTGGAGGTAGCAGTATGACCAGTCTTTCTCCGTACGACCGGCCATCCCCAGGTGGTTTTTCACCCATTTCCGATCTCGATGGTTTCCACGAAAAATCAATTCTCAATCCCAGCTCTCCTGCAGCGCTATCTCAGGCTCCTCTTCCGAGGATGCCAGGACCCGCTTCGTTGGAACCTCCTGCGACAGACGCTACTGGAAAGATGACCACATCAACGACCATGGCGAACATGCCAAAGCCGGCTGCGCCAAAGATCGGCGGGCTTTTCATCTGCGATTGTTGTCCGAAGAAGCCTAAGAAGTTCGACAACCCAGATGGCTTACG TGCACACGAGATGGAGAAACAGTACGCGTGCGCCTACTGCAATCACCGCTTTAAGAACAAAAATGAAGCCGAGCGCCACCAAAACTCCCTCCACCTCCGACGCCATTCATGGTCATGTGCCGCACTCTTGAGTTTCCAAGCAGCATTCCACCCCTCAGGCGTACAGTCCTGCCAGACAAATTCCGGAGCTACCCATGACACGTGCGGCTACTGCGGGGAGGAATTCCCGAATTTCCCTCAGGCAGactgggatcgaaggttCGAGCACTTGACCGCCGTGCATAAATTCGGCGAGTGCAACAATGCAAAGAAGTTCTTCCGCGCAGACCACTTCCGACAGCATCTGAAACATAGCCATGCGGGCACCAGTGGAAAGTGGACTAATATCTTGGAAAATGCTTGCATGAAAGAAGAGCAGCCGCCGGAGCCTCGCGAGCCAAGGGGCCCTCAGGATAACGCTGCTTCTAGCTCCCAGACTCGAGGGTCGTTGATATCTAATGCCATCTCGGAAGTTCTTAGTGAGCAATGA